From the Deinococcus aestuarii genome, the window CGAGAACAAGGGCAGGGCGGTCGCCCCCAGCGACGCGACGCCCTTCCCGAACACGGACTTCTCCAGCTACCTGCTCAAGGCCCAGAGCCTGAGGCCCAAGGTCTTCGGCACCATGCAGGCGGGGGCCGACCTCGTGAACGTGGTCAAGCAGTACAACGAGTTCGGGCTCAAGAACCAGGGGATCGGGCTCGGCATCGGCCTGCTCTTCGAAACGGACGTGGCGGCCCTCGGCCAGGACGCCTTCGGGGGGGCGCTCGCCACCGTGCCGTGGTTCTGGAACCTCGACGCGCGCAGCCGCCAGTGGTCGGCCAAGTTCGAAAAGGCCTTCGGCAAGAAGCCCACCTGGGCGCAGGCGGGCGTGTACTCCGCCACCATGACCTACCTCCAGGCCGTCGCCCGCGCGAAGACCGACGAGAGCGACGCGGTGGTCAAGGCCCTGGAGGGCTACTCCTTCAACGACTTTTTCGCCCGCAACGCCACCATCCGCCCGCAGGACCACCGGGTGCTCCTCGACGTGCACACCGTGCAGGTCAAGACGAAGGCCCAGGCGAAGGAAAACGGCGACATCTTCACGCGCCTGTCGACCATCCCGGCGGCCCGGGCGTTCATGCCCCTCGCCGAGAGCAAGTGCAAGTTCTGAAAAGGGGCGGGGGGCCGGGGGCCGGGGAGAGGCAGTGGCCCCCGGCGGCCCCGACCTCTGGACGTGATCCATGAACACACAATTGCTGCTCATCCAGGTGTTCAACGGCCTGGTCAACGGTGCGTTTTACGCGCTGCTCTCCCTCGGCCTCGCCGTCATCTTCGGGATGCTGCGGATCGTCAACTTCATGCACGGGGCGCTGTACATGCTGGGCGCCTTCACCGCCTTCGCGCTGGGGCAGGCGTTCGGGCTGGGCTTCTGGCCGTCGCTGATCCTCGCGCCGCTCATCGTGGGGCTGATCGGCGTGGTGCTGGAGTGGTCCTTGCTCTCGCGGCTGTACGGGCTGGAGCCGAGCTACAACCTGCTGCTGACCTTCGGGCTGACGCTGCTCACGCAAGACCTCGTGAAACAGGTCATGCTCTCGCAGTACGCGGTGTCGAGCGCGCCCTACACGCCGCCCGCCGCGCTTTCCGGGGTGGTCAACCTCGGCTTCGTCGTCTTTCCCAAGTACCGCCTCTTCGTGATCGGCCTCGCGCTGGTGGTCTGCCTCGTCACCTGGCTCGTGATCGAGAAGACGCGGGTGGGCGCGATCATCCGCGCGAGCACCGAGAACCCGAACGTCACCCGCGCCTTCGGCATCGACGTGGGCAAGTGGGTGACGGGCGTCTTCGGGGTCGGCGTGGGGCTGGCGGGCCTCGCCGGAGTCCTCGCCGCGCCGATCTATTCCGTTGAGCCGTACATGGGCGCCGAACTGATCATCACGACCTTCGCGGTGGTGGTGATCGGCGGGATGGGGAGCATCCTGGGAAGCGTGGTGACGGGCTTCGCGGTCGGCGTGCTCGCCGCCGTCGGCGCGGCGCTGTATCCCCCCATCGCCAACACGCTCGTCTTCATCCTGATGGCGCTTGTGCTGCTCGTGCGGCCCAGCGGGCTCTTCGGATTGCCGGAGGGGGCGCGATGACGGTCCTCCCCCGCACCGCCGCCCGGACGAGTCGGGAGCGCAACGTCCGCGCGGCGTGGCTGATCGGGCTCGGCATCATCCTCTTGGTCCTGCCCCGGTTGATCTATCCGGTGCTGGCGCTCGACATCCTGGCGTGGGGTCTGTTCGCCGTCGCCTTCGACCTGCTGTTCGGCTTCTCGGGCCTGCTGAGCTTCGGGCACGCGGCCTTCTGGGGCACGAGCGCGTACGTGACGGCCTTCCTGCTCTCGCACGGGCAGAGCGTCCCCGTCGCCATGCTGGGGGGGACGGGGGCCGCGCTCCTCGTCGCCGTGCCCGTCGCCTTTCTCAGCGTGCGCTCGGTGGGCATCTACTTCTCGATGATCACGCTCGCCTTCGCGCAGATGCTCTCCTTCCTCGCGCTGCAATGGACGGACGTGACGGGCGGCGAGAACGGCCTCCAGGGCTTCGCGCGCCCGGGCTTCCTGGGGCTGGACTTCAGCGACTCGGTGACCCGCTACTACTTCGCGCTGGCGGTGTTCGCCGTGGGCTTTTACGTCGCCTACCGCACGGTCCGCAGCCCCTTCGGGCAGGCCCTCCAGGCGGTGCGGGACAACGAGCAGCGGGCGCAGAGCATCGGCTACAACCCCACCCGCTTCAAGTTCACGGCGTTCCTGATCAGCGCGGGGCTCGCCGGGCTGGCCGGGAGCCTCTTCACCTTCGGCCACGGGGTCGTCAGCCTGGAGGTCGTCAACTGGCGCACCTCGGGCGAGGTCGTCATGATGACCCTGCTCGGCGGCACGACCACCCTCTTCGGCCCGGTGATCGGCGCGGGCCTGGTGCTGCTGCTGCGTGACGTGCTGACGACGGCGAACCTGCCGGTGGGGATCGTGACGGGCTTGGTCTTCGTCCTCGTCGTGCTGTTCTTCCGGCGCGGGGTGGTGGGGACGATTCAGGGCTGGCGCCGGAAGTAAAAGAAGCCGTCAGCTTTCAGCCGTCAGCAATCACAAGCTGGCGGCTGAACACGTTCGGGGGTCGCCTCCCGCTCCGCAGGACAGGTCAGGGTGTGGAGAAGAGACCTACCCCTCCCCCTCCCGGTCCTTGAGCCCCCGAATCTCCTCGATGAACCGCTCCAGGCTGTCGAAGTCGCGGTACACGCTGGCGAAGCGGATATAGGCCACGTCGTCGAGCGGGCGCAGGAAGCTCATCGCGCGCTTGCCGATCTCGCCGCTCGGAATCTCTGGCACCTGCACCTCGTCCTCGAAGCCGTAGGCGAAGGCGCGCAGCAGTTCGGCGGGCACCGGGCGCTTCTCGGTGGCGAGGGTCAGGCCGCGCAGCAGCTTGTCGGGGTTGAAGGCTTCCCGCTGGCCGCCGCGCTTGACGACCATCAGCGGTTCGAGCTGGGCCCGCTCGTAGGTGGTGAATCTCCGGGCGCAGCGCAGGCACTCGCGGCGGCGGCGGATGCTCGCCCCGTCGTCGCTGGGGCGCGAATTGACGACCTTGGAGTCGGGTGCCGAGCAGTAGGGGCACCTCACCGGGGCACGCTCACAGGAGCAGGGCGGGGTCGGGGGGACGCACCCTCGGCGCGGGGGGTAGGGGTACCTCCAGCACGGTGCCGCGCAGGTGCAGCAGGGCCGGGGTGGCGAGGGCGAGCACGGCGTCCGCCAGCGGGCGGTCGAGCGCCTCCTCCCCCGTGCTCGCCCGCCCCGGCAACACGAGGTTGATCCGCAATTCCTCGTCCTGAGCGTGTTCGACCAGACCCCGGATTGCGCCGCGCTGCGGGTGGACCTGCAATCCGCGCTCGTCGAGGTGCGGGCCGACGATGGTCAGCCACGTGCCGCCCAGGCGGCGGCGAACGATCTGCGCGATGCCGACGCTGCTCTTCACATTGCAGTTGAACAGCTCCATCCACTCGGCCTCGCTGAGCAGCGTGAAATTGGTGTGCGCCCGCTTGTCGGCGAGGTGCACGATGCCGTGCAGCGCCCCGAAAATCTCCAGGATGCGGGTCTGCGCGCTCAGCCAGTCGAGGGGCACGCCCACGTCCGCCTTGATGGGCACGGCGGTCCCGCCCGCGAGTTCCAGGGTGCTCGCCGCCGCCGCGAGCGTCTCGCTGTTGCCCCCGACGAGCACTACGCTGGCACCCGCCCGCGCCAGCGCCGCGCTGATCGACCGGCCGTAACCCTGGTCGGCGCTCGTCACGGCAATCACCTGGCCGTCCAGCACGGACCCGGCACCGGGGGCAAGAGGGGGAGCAGTCATCTCGCCCAGCATAGCGCCCCGACCCCGCCCCACAGATCGGTCAGCCCGCGTGCGGCAGGGGGCGCAGGGCCCCCAGGGGAAGCTCGCCCGCCCGGTGCCCTTTGCCGCAGGGCTCGCACCAGTACGCCTGGTCCCCATCGCGGGTGTCGTAGAGCAAGAGGGGTTGGCCGCACCACGGGCAGACGTGCATATAACCGCGTCCGCTGGCAGGTTGAAGGTCCTCTTTGAGACGTAACGGACGTTTCATATTCTGATCATAGCAGAAAAGGGAGAGCGGCAAATCTTCTGAGCCTGTCCAGGCCGACCATTTCGGGGGTTGTGTTGTCCCGGAAGGGGGGAGCGGCCGCCCCTCGTCCGCGGCCTACAGGTCGGGTTCCTCACCCACATCGTCGGGGACCTCGGACACGGCCGGACCCACCCCGACCCGGCGCCGTTTGCGCAGCATGGCGGGTTCCTTGTCGAGGTTGAAGACGAAGTGCCGGGGCCGCCGCTCGCGCAGCCACGTCTCCAGCGCGACGAGGCGGGGCCGGAAGCGGATGAACTCGCGCAACTGCCGGATGGGCACGAAGCGGGCCTCCTGCACGTCGCGGTCGGGGTCGCGGGGCTGAAGCGTGCCGCCGACTTCCCGGCCCGTGTAGAAGAACTGGAGGTGATGGCCCCAGGTCTGCGCCTGGAACTCGACGATGAAGGCGAGGTCGCGCAACTCCACGACGAGCCCGGTCTCCTCATAGGTTTCGCGCCGGGCGCCCTCCTGCACGAGTTCGCCCGCCTCCAGCCCGCCCTTGGGCAGCGACCAGCGCCCCCGCTCGCGCACGAGCAAAATCTCGTCTCCCCGCAGCACGATGCAGCCCACCCCGATGCGGGGGTCGGCGAGGGGCCGCTTCTGCCCACGCTTCTGGGGAGCGGCGGGAACGGGCACGGCCGTCGCGGAGGACACCTGCCCGGGGCCCGGCGCCGCCCCTGGCCGCGTGTTCCGCCTGCGCCTTCGTCGCCGCTGGCCCCCGGCGCCGTTCGCGGCGGCCTTCACGTCGTCCGTCATCAGACGCCCTCCGGCGCGAGGTCGTTGAAGCGCACGTGGGCCGAGTGGAACTGCAACTTCACCGTGCCGACGGGCCCGTTGCGCTGCTTCCCGATGATAATTTCCGCGATGCCCTGTTGATCGGTTTCCTTGTTGTAATACTCGTCCCTGTAAATAAACATGACGATATCCGCGTCCTGCTCAATCGCACCCGATTCACGCAAGTCGGAGAGCATCGGTCTATGATTCGGTCTCTGCTCCACCGCACGGCTCAACTGACTGAGGACGATGATCGGCACTTCAAGTTCACGCGCCAGCCCCTTGAGACCGCGTGAGATCGTGCTGATCTCCTGCTGCCGGTTGTCGCTGCCGCCGTTGTTCTTGCCGCCCGACATGAGTTGCAGGTAGTCGATCACGACGAGCCCGAGCTGCCCGTGCTGCGCGGCGATGCGGCGGAGCTTGCTGCGAAGGCCGTTGAGCGTGAGGTCCGGCTCGTCGTCGATGACCATCGGGGCCTCGGCGAGACGGCCCGCGGCGTGGGCCAGCCGCTCGAAGTCGCGCTCGTTGAGCTGGCCGCTGCGGATGCGGTTCATGTCCACCCGCGCCTCGGAGCACAGCATCCGCAGGGCGAGCTGCACGCTGGGCATCTCCAGGCTGAAGACCGCCACCGTCTTCTCGCCGCGCAGGGCGACGTTCTGGGCGATGGAGAGGGCGAACGCGGTCTTTCCCATCGAGGGCCTGGCCGCCAGCACGTTCAGGCTCCCCTTCTGAAGGCCGCTGATCTGCTCGTCGAGGTCGCGAAAGCCGCTGCTCACCCCGTCGGGAATGCCCTTGTTGGCGTGCAGGAGGGTGATGTACTCGAAGGTGTCGTGGACGACCTCACTCATCTCCTGAAAGCCCTCGGCCTTCTTCTGCTCGGCGACCTCAAAGATCAGTTTCTCGGCGCGGTCGAGGAGGTCTTCCAGGGGAAGCTGCGCCTCGTAGGCGAGCTGCATCGCCTTGCCCGACGCGCTGATGAGCTGCCGCAGCGTGTGCTTTTCCTGCACGATCCGCGCGTAGTGCTCGGCGTAGGCGGCGGTGGGCACCTGATCCGCCAGCCCGATCAGGTAGGTCAGTCCGCCTACCTCGTCGAGCTGCCCGCGCACCCGCAGGTCCTCGCTGAGGGTGACCAGATCGACCGGCTCGCCCCGTTCCTGAAGGACGCGCATCGCTGCGAAGATCTTGCGGTGACCCTCCCGGTAAAACATCTCGGGGCCAACCGTGTCGCCCAATTGCGCGAGGGTGTCGTTGTCGAGCAGGATGCTC encodes:
- a CDS encoding branched-chain amino acid ABC transporter permease encodes the protein MTVLPRTAARTSRERNVRAAWLIGLGIILLVLPRLIYPVLALDILAWGLFAVAFDLLFGFSGLLSFGHAAFWGTSAYVTAFLLSHGQSVPVAMLGGTGAALLVAVPVAFLSVRSVGIYFSMITLAFAQMLSFLALQWTDVTGGENGLQGFARPGFLGLDFSDSVTRYYFALAVFAVGFYVAYRTVRSPFGQALQAVRDNEQRAQSIGYNPTRFKFTAFLISAGLAGLAGSLFTFGHGVVSLEVVNWRTSGEVVMMTLLGGTTTLFGPVIGAGLVLLLRDVLTTANLPVGIVTGLVFVLVVLFFRRGVVGTIQGWRRK
- a CDS encoding ABC transporter substrate-binding protein gives rise to the protein MHKKTLTALLCAALTAAPALAQSVRLSDNAVKVGVLTDLSGVYSELSGQGSVKAAQMAAADFMAANPAYRSRVQVVGVDHQNKADVASNKAAEMIDRQNVDMLVDMPTSSAALAASEVAKNKKVVAMVVTGGTTALTNEKCNKYTFHYAYDNYMLANGTGTAVTQRGGNSWYIIYPNYAFGQDLNRQMLAAITENKGRAVAPSDATPFPNTDFSSYLLKAQSLRPKVFGTMQAGADLVNVVKQYNEFGLKNQGIGLGIGLLFETDVAALGQDAFGGALATVPWFWNLDARSRQWSAKFEKAFGKKPTWAQAGVYSATMTYLQAVARAKTDESDAVVKALEGYSFNDFFARNATIRPQDHRVLLDVHTVQVKTKAQAKENGDIFTRLSTIPAARAFMPLAESKCKF
- a CDS encoding NUDIX hydrolase, with translation MTDDVKAAANGAGGQRRRRRRRNTRPGAAPGPGQVSSATAVPVPAAPQKRGQKRPLADPRIGVGCIVLRGDEILLVRERGRWSLPKGGLEAGELVQEGARRETYEETGLVVELRDLAFIVEFQAQTWGHHLQFFYTGREVGGTLQPRDPDRDVQEARFVPIRQLREFIRFRPRLVALETWLRERRPRHFVFNLDKEPAMLRKRRRVGVGPAVSEVPDDVGEEPDL
- the nrdR gene encoding transcriptional regulator NrdR → MRCPYCSAPDSKVVNSRPSDDGASIRRRRECLRCARRFTTYERAQLEPLMVVKRGGQREAFNPDKLLRGLTLATEKRPVPAELLRAFAYGFEDEVQVPEIPSGEIGKRAMSFLRPLDDVAYIRFASVYRDFDSLERFIEEIRGLKDREGEG
- the dnaB gene encoding replicative DNA helicase — encoded protein: MELTPRVPPHSNDAEISVLGSILLDNDTLAQLGDTVGPEMFYREGHRKIFAAMRVLQERGEPVDLVTLSEDLRVRGQLDEVGGLTYLIGLADQVPTAAYAEHYARIVQEKHTLRQLISASGKAMQLAYEAQLPLEDLLDRAEKLIFEVAEQKKAEGFQEMSEVVHDTFEYITLLHANKGIPDGVSSGFRDLDEQISGLQKGSLNVLAARPSMGKTAFALSIAQNVALRGEKTVAVFSLEMPSVQLALRMLCSEARVDMNRIRSGQLNERDFERLAHAAGRLAEAPMVIDDEPDLTLNGLRSKLRRIAAQHGQLGLVVIDYLQLMSGGKNNGGSDNRQQEISTISRGLKGLARELEVPIIVLSQLSRAVEQRPNHRPMLSDLRESGAIEQDADIVMFIYRDEYYNKETDQQGIAEIIIGKQRNGPVGTVKLQFHSAHVRFNDLAPEGV
- a CDS encoding SDR family NAD(P)-dependent oxidoreductase produces the protein MTAPPLAPGAGSVLDGQVIAVTSADQGYGRSISAALARAGASVVLVGGNSETLAAAASTLELAGGTAVPIKADVGVPLDWLSAQTRILEIFGALHGIVHLADKRAHTNFTLLSEAEWMELFNCNVKSSVGIAQIVRRRLGGTWLTIVGPHLDERGLQVHPQRGAIRGLVEHAQDEELRINLVLPGRASTGEEALDRPLADAVLALATPALLHLRGTVLEVPLPPAPRVRPPDPALLL
- a CDS encoding branched-chain amino acid ABC transporter permease — encoded protein: MNTQLLLIQVFNGLVNGAFYALLSLGLAVIFGMLRIVNFMHGALYMLGAFTAFALGQAFGLGFWPSLILAPLIVGLIGVVLEWSLLSRLYGLEPSYNLLLTFGLTLLTQDLVKQVMLSQYAVSSAPYTPPAALSGVVNLGFVVFPKYRLFVIGLALVVCLVTWLVIEKTRVGAIIRASTENPNVTRAFGIDVGKWVTGVFGVGVGLAGLAGVLAAPIYSVEPYMGAELIITTFAVVVIGGMGSILGSVVTGFAVGVLAAVGAALYPPIANTLVFILMALVLLVRPSGLFGLPEGAR